Proteins from a single region of Pithys albifrons albifrons isolate INPA30051 chromosome 10, PitAlb_v1, whole genome shotgun sequence:
- the RABGAP1L gene encoding rab GTPase-activating protein 1-like isoform X6 → MPKRENRRLQEASMRLEQENDDLAHELVTSKIALRNDLDQAEDKADVLNKELLVTKQKLVETEEEKRKQEEETAQLKEVFRKQLEKAESEIKKTTAIIAEYKQICSQLSTRLEKQQAASKDELEVVKGKVMACKHCSEIFSKEGALKLPAVSTDNKGIEIDDEKDALKKQLREMELELAQTKLQLVEAKCKIQELEHQRGALMNEIQAAKNSWFSKTLNSIKTATGTQAPAQPQPPLPPREGST, encoded by the exons AGGGAAAACCGCAGGCTCCAAGAAGCAAGCAtgaggctggagcaggaaaaCGATGACCTTGCCCATGAGCTTGTAACAAGCAAAATTGCCTTACGGAATGACCTGGACCAG GCTGAGGACAAAGCAGATGTTTTGAACAAGGAACTTCTCGTGACCAAACAGAAACTGGTGGAGACTGAGGAGGAGAAACGGAAGCAGGAAGAGGAAACTGCTCAG CTGAAGGAAGTCttcaggaagcagctggagaaggcAGAATCTGAGATCAAGAAAACCACAGCCATTATAGCAGAGTATAAACAG ATTTGTTCCCAGCTGAGTACCAGGCTGGAAAAACAGCAGGCAGCCAGTAAAGATGAACTGGAAGTTGTGAAG GGTAAAGTGATGGCCTGCAAACACTGCAGTGAGATTTTCAGCAAGGAGGGGGCTCTGAAGCTGCCCGCTGTAAGCACGGACAACAAAGGCATTGAAATAGATGATGAGAAGGATGCACTGaagaagcagctgagagagaTGGAGCTGGAACTTGCACAGACCAAACTGCAGCTCGTGGAAGCCAAGTGCAAAATTCAG GAGCTGGAGCACCAGAGAGGAGCCCTTATGAATGAAATCCAAGCTGCCAAAAACTCTTGGTTTAGCAAAACGCTGAACTCTATCAAAACGGCCACAGGCACACAGGCCCCGGCGCAGCCCCAGCCGCCCCTGCcccccagggagggcagcacaTAG
- the CACYBP gene encoding calcyclin-binding protein: MAAVREELQKDLEEVKELLTKATRKRVRDVLEAEKHRLEMEIKNQPPPKPKDAAEEEKSSLGGYTVKINNYAWDQSDKFVKIYISLNGVQKLPAENVQVNFTERSFDLLVKNLNGKNYTMTFNNLLKPISVEGSSKKIKTDTVLVMCKKKREENWDCLTQVEKESKEKEKAAYDTTDPSEGLMNILKKMYAEGDDEMKRTINKAWVESREKQYKGDIPMDI, encoded by the exons ATGGCCGCGGTGCGGGAGGAG TTGCAGAAAGATTTGGAGGAGGTTAAAGAACTGCTCACAAAAGCCACGAGGAAGCGGGTGCGGGATGTCCTGGAGGCAGAGAAACACAGGCTGGAGATGGAAATCAAGAATCAGCCTCCGCCGAAGCCAAAAGatgcagcagaggaagaaaagtcaTCGCTGGGAGGGTACACGGTGAAAATAAACAACTATG CTTGGGATCAGTCAGATAAGTTTGTTAAGATTTACATCTCTTTAAATGGAGTCCAGAAGCTTCCAGCTGAGAATGTGCAGGTGAATTTCACAGAGAG GTCATTTGATCTGCTGGTGAAGAATCTGAATGGAAAGAACTACACCATGACCTTCAACAACCTGCTGAAGCCCATCTCTGTGGAAGGCAGCTCTAAAAAG ATAAAGACAGACACGGTCCTCGTGATGTGTAAGAAGAAGCGGGAGGAAAACTGGGATTGTCTCACTcaagtggaaaaagaaagcaaagagaagga GAAGGCTGCCTATGACACCACAGATCCCAGTGAAGGGCTTATGAACATTCTAAAAAAGATGTATGCGGAAGGGGACGATGAGATGAAGCGAACCATCAACAAGGCCTGGGTcgaaagcagagaaaagcagtacAAAGGGGACATACCAATGGATATCTGA
- the MRPS14 gene encoding small ribosomal subunit protein uS14m, producing MAAAALCWALRAARQALPSPCPGQVRSYYVDWRMLRDVKRRRLAYEYADLRLRINAIRKNTILPKELQEVADKEIAALPRDSCPSRIHNRCVLTSRPRGLRRRWRLSRIVFRHFADHAQMSGVQRAMW from the exons ATGGCGGCTGCCGCGCTGTGCTGGGCGCTGAGGGCGGCGCGGCAG GCCCTCCCCTCGCCCTGCCCCGGGCAGGTGCGGAGCTACTACGTGGACTGGAGGATGCTGCGGGACGTGAAGCGCAGGAGGCTGGCATACGAGTACGCGGACCTGCGGCTGCGGATCAACGCCATCCGCAAGAACACCATCCTTCCCAAGGAGCTGCAG GAAGTGGCTGACAAGGAGATCGCGGCCCTGCCCCGGGACAGCTGCCCCTCGAGGATCCACAACAGGTGTGTGCTGACATCGCGCCCGCGGGGGCTGAGGCGGCGCTGGAGGCTCAGCAGGATCGTGTTCCGCCACTTTGCTGACCACGCTCAGATGTCCGGGGTACAGAGGGCCATGTGGTGA